The following coding sequences are from one Candidatus Nanopelagicus hibericus window:
- a CDS encoding YlxR family protein translates to MFSKKPRQRSCIACRKLDIRTALIRTVLIGNQLKVDLNHRMGGRGAWLHATCYQVATERGSFNHTFKFEGEIKYQDLADYLKNLSNK, encoded by the coding sequence ATGTTCAGTAAAAAGCCGAGACAACGCAGTTGTATAGCCTGTCGAAAGCTAGATATTAGGACAGCTTTAATTCGCACAGTTTTAATCGGCAATCAGTTGAAGGTCGATTTAAACCACCGAATGGGTGGCAGGGGAGCATGGCTTCATGCAACTTGTTACCAAGTGGCAACTGAGCGAGGATCTTTTAATCACACCTTTAAGTTTGAAGGTGAGATTAAGTATCAAGATTTGGCAGATTACTTAAAGAATTTAAGTAATAAATAA
- a CDS encoding M50 family metallopeptidase translates to MAIIGVIAFVVALLLSVMIHEAGHYLTAKRFGMKVTEFFVGFGQKIWSTTRGETEFGVKAIPAGGYCRIAGMTPREQLSEADADRAFVKASVGQRLIVLGAGSFLHFVIGFVLLLTLFSAIGITSLTNQVERVSDCIPQTATERCSSKSTPSPAKNAGILADDEIISINGVQYAEWAQAVRVIRASAGKQLEININRNGTVLNLLITPAFREIDGEKIGVLGVVNKVGTITYGPITAVSKAGSFTIEILQNSLTALISLPSKIPNLINQTFGNEERDPEGLVGVVGVARVSGETAETKALTTREKIATFVLIISSLNLFVGMFNLLPLLPLDGGHMAVAIADGVRNTRARRKGLAKPAPFDVERLTPITMVVFVLMASLSLLLLTADILNPVRLNF, encoded by the coding sequence ATGGCGATCATTGGCGTTATTGCTTTTGTGGTTGCCCTGCTCTTATCGGTAATGATTCATGAAGCTGGACATTATTTAACTGCTAAAAGATTTGGCATGAAGGTGACTGAATTTTTTGTTGGCTTTGGTCAAAAAATCTGGTCAACTACCCGTGGTGAAACCGAGTTTGGGGTAAAAGCAATTCCTGCTGGTGGTTACTGCCGTATAGCTGGTATGACACCAAGGGAGCAATTAAGTGAAGCAGATGCCGATCGAGCATTTGTTAAAGCATCTGTTGGTCAGCGGCTAATTGTTTTAGGTGCTGGATCCTTTCTACATTTTGTAATTGGCTTTGTACTGCTCTTGACCTTATTTTCAGCAATTGGCATTACCTCACTGACTAATCAGGTTGAAAGAGTTAGTGATTGCATTCCGCAAACAGCCACCGAGCGCTGCTCAAGTAAATCCACGCCATCGCCTGCAAAAAATGCTGGCATATTAGCGGATGATGAGATTATAAGTATTAATGGCGTGCAGTACGCCGAGTGGGCTCAGGCGGTGCGAGTTATCAGAGCATCTGCTGGAAAGCAATTAGAAATAAATATAAATCGCAACGGCACTGTGCTTAATCTTTTAATTACCCCAGCATTTAGAGAAATCGATGGTGAAAAAATAGGTGTGTTAGGTGTGGTTAATAAGGTCGGCACTATTACCTATGGACCAATTACGGCGGTTAGTAAGGCCGGCTCATTTACTATTGAGATACTGCAAAATAGCTTAACTGCGCTGATTTCATTGCCAAGCAAAATTCCTAATTTAATTAATCAAACCTTTGGTAATGAAGAGCGAGATCCTGAGGGCCTAGTTGGCGTAGTTGGTGTGGCCAGAGTAAGTGGTGAGACAGCTGAAACAAAGGCGCTAACTACTAGAGAAAAAATAGCTACCTTCGTATTGATTATCTCCTCACTCAATTTATTTGTTGGCATGTTTAATCTATTGCCATTATTGCCATTAGATGGTGGTCATATGGCGGTTGCGATCGCTGATGGGGTAAGAAATACACGAGCAAGACGTAAAGGGTTGGCTAAGCCAGCACCCTTTGATGTCGAACGGCTCACTCCAATTACTATGGTGGTCTTTGTTTTGATGGCTTCTTTATCACTTCTGCTGCTTACCGCAGACATTCTCAACCCAGTTCGACTTAATTTCTAG
- the dxr gene encoding 1-deoxy-D-xylulose-5-phosphate reductoisomerase has translation MRDVVVLGSTGSIGVQALEIVAANPNKFRLVGLSAGRKNPELLMQQAKKFNVPIVGTMAPAPKTSGVQVIDGPNSSVEIAALPCDIVLNGISGSIGLGPTLSALAVGNKVALANKESLVAGGDLVMKYGADKLIPVDSEHSAIFQVMQAGKSSDIKKLILTASGGPFRDVDDLSQVSVADALNHPTWSMGEVVSINSATLLNKGLEIIEAHYLFGVDYDDIEAVIHPQSVVHSLVEFCDGSTLAQASPPNMKGPIAYALAYPERINKACAPIDWSKNHNWQFLPIDHEKYPAIALAKLCGKLGAGLPAVFNAANEVAVAAFLAGQIKFTAIIDIVEQVVQAFGSNTPTTIRDISDVSGIEQSARMKASEIIKELN, from the coding sequence ATGCGAGATGTAGTGGTCTTGGGGTCAACTGGCTCTATCGGAGTGCAAGCGTTGGAGATTGTGGCGGCCAACCCAAACAAATTTCGCCTGGTTGGATTAAGTGCAGGGCGAAAAAACCCCGAGTTATTAATGCAGCAGGCAAAGAAATTTAATGTACCCATTGTTGGCACTATGGCCCCTGCCCCTAAAACCTCTGGCGTGCAGGTCATTGATGGACCAAACTCATCAGTTGAGATTGCCGCCCTACCTTGTGACATTGTTTTAAATGGCATCAGCGGATCTATTGGCTTAGGGCCAACCCTGTCAGCACTTGCAGTGGGCAACAAAGTAGCGCTGGCCAACAAAGAGTCATTGGTTGCAGGTGGTGATTTAGTTATGAAGTATGGCGCAGATAAATTAATTCCAGTTGACTCAGAGCACTCTGCAATATTTCAAGTGATGCAAGCTGGCAAATCAAGTGATATAAAAAAACTGATTTTAACTGCAAGTGGTGGACCATTTAGAGATGTAGATGATTTATCCCAAGTATCAGTTGCAGATGCGCTAAATCATCCAACCTGGTCAATGGGTGAGGTAGTAAGTATTAACTCAGCGACTTTATTAAATAAGGGACTAGAGATAATTGAGGCGCATTATCTCTTTGGAGTTGATTATGATGATATTGAAGCGGTGATCCATCCACAATCTGTAGTGCACTCATTAGTTGAGTTTTGCGATGGCTCGACTCTTGCCCAAGCTTCACCACCAAATATGAAGGGCCCTATTGCATATGCATTGGCATATCCAGAGCGAATTAATAAAGCTTGTGCGCCAATTGATTGGAGTAAGAATCATAATTGGCAGTTTCTGCCAATTGATCATGAAAAGTATCCTGCTATTGCATTAGCAAAATTATGTGGCAAATTAGGCGCAGGTTTGCCGGCAGTATTTAACGCAGCCAATGAGGTTGCAGTGGCAGCCTTTTTAGCAGGACAGATTAAATTCACAGCGATAATTGATATTGTGGAGCAGGTCGTCCAGGCATTTGGCAGTAATACTCCAACTACAATTAGAGATATCTCTGATGTCAGTGGGATAGAGCAAAGTGCGCGGATGAAGGCAAGTGAGATTATAAAGGAGCTAAATTAA
- a CDS encoding sulfite exporter TauE/SafE family protein, which yields MSIEIAIFLAIASGFAGFVDAMAGGGGLIQLPALLVGLPNKDLPLILGTNKVPSIFGTAAAARNYFKNIKPDIPLTLTMMVPAFAGSMAGAGLAATIPKEFFKPFIVFLLVGVAIYTWRKPDLGMNENLKYTNRKRLVIVAVIGLLIGFYDGIFGPGTGTFLVFFLVSAIGFAFLKASATAKLVNIATNAGAILSFQLTGHIWWQLGLLLAFANVTGAIIGSRLAIKGGSPLVRKVFLAVTFLLITRVAWDTFIS from the coding sequence ATGAGTATTGAGATTGCTATTTTCTTAGCGATCGCATCAGGTTTTGCAGGTTTTGTAGATGCTATGGCAGGTGGTGGCGGATTAATTCAACTTCCAGCATTACTAGTTGGCTTGCCTAATAAAGATCTACCGTTAATTCTTGGAACCAATAAAGTTCCATCAATTTTCGGCACGGCAGCAGCTGCCAGAAACTACTTTAAAAATATTAAGCCAGATATTCCATTAACCCTGACCATGATGGTGCCAGCCTTTGCTGGTTCAATGGCAGGAGCAGGCCTTGCGGCAACTATTCCCAAAGAGTTTTTCAAGCCATTTATTGTTTTCTTGCTTGTAGGGGTGGCGATTTATACCTGGCGTAAACCTGATCTGGGTATGAATGAAAATCTGAAATATACAAATAGAAAAAGATTAGTAATTGTTGCTGTCATCGGTTTATTGATTGGATTTTATGATGGCATTTTTGGTCCAGGAACTGGCACATTTTTGGTATTTTTCCTAGTTTCAGCAATTGGGTTTGCTTTCTTAAAAGCATCTGCAACAGCTAAGTTAGTAAATATTGCAACCAATGCTGGGGCAATATTGAGTTTTCAATTAACTGGCCATATCTGGTGGCAATTGGGCTTGCTGCTTGCATTTGCAAATGTGACTGGTGCAATTATTGGCTCTCGGCTTGCAATTAAAGGTGGCTCACCTTTAGTACGAAAAGTCTTTCTTGCAGTCACATTTCTTTTAATCACTCGCGTTGCTTGGGATACCTTTATAAGTTAA
- the nusA gene encoding transcription termination factor NusA, translating into MSVDVEALKILAQEKKLPLERLINAIENEVAKAYAELPTAKPHGRAVLNRQTGELVIYVPLLGPDGDRIDTVTDNPDGFVKLADKTARKVIKEKMREAKDLEVVTEFSGSVGDVIGGVVQQGREAELIYVNLGRVEGKVPPAEQVKGEVFKHGDRIKCFVVDVKQGEKGPEVTLSRSHPAFVKMLFALEVPEIKDRVVDIVGIAREAGARTKLSVRTHRAGVSAKGALIGPQGSRAQNVMNELNGEKIDIIDFSDDPATYVANALAPAKVTSVEIVDLASKSAKVIVPDYQLSLAIGKDGQNARLAARLTQWRIDIHPDNPVTQIKAEKVEEVATISPIEGA; encoded by the coding sequence GTGAGTGTTGATGTTGAAGCGTTAAAGATTCTTGCCCAAGAAAAGAAGTTACCGTTAGAGCGACTAATTAATGCCATTGAAAATGAGGTGGCAAAGGCTTATGCCGAACTGCCAACTGCAAAGCCACATGGGCGAGCGGTTTTAAATCGACAAACTGGTGAGTTAGTAATTTATGTACCACTGCTTGGTCCAGATGGTGATCGCATCGATACAGTTACTGATAATCCAGATGGTTTTGTAAAGCTTGCCGATAAAACTGCACGCAAAGTAATTAAAGAGAAGATGCGAGAGGCGAAGGATCTTGAGGTAGTAACTGAGTTTTCAGGCAGCGTGGGTGATGTTATTGGTGGTGTTGTGCAGCAAGGACGTGAGGCAGAACTTATCTATGTAAATCTGGGAAGAGTTGAAGGAAAGGTGCCACCTGCTGAGCAGGTAAAAGGTGAAGTGTTTAAACATGGTGATCGAATTAAATGTTTTGTAGTTGATGTTAAGCAGGGTGAAAAGGGACCTGAGGTAACACTTTCTCGGTCACACCCAGCATTTGTGAAGATGCTGTTTGCACTAGAGGTTCCAGAGATTAAAGATCGAGTGGTAGATATTGTGGGCATAGCTCGCGAGGCGGGTGCTAGAACAAAGTTATCGGTTAGAACTCACCGTGCTGGCGTAAGTGCCAAAGGTGCACTGATTGGTCCGCAAGGAAGTAGAGCCCAAAATGTGATGAATGAATTAAATGGCGAGAAGATTGACATCATTGATTTCTCTGATGATCCTGCAACCTATGTGGCAAATGCGTTAGCACCAGCAAAGGTGACATCAGTTGAAATTGTTGATTTGGCTTCTAAATCAGCCAAGGTAATTGTGCCGGATTACCAATTATCACTTGCGATCGGCAAAGATGGTCAAAATGCCAGACTTGCTGCCCGGCTTACCCAGTGGCGAATTGATATCCATCCAGATAATCCAGTAACTCAGATTAAGGCGGAAAAGGTAGAGGAAGTGGCAACTATTTCACCCATCGAAGGGGCTTAG
- the rimP gene encoding ribosome maturation factor RimP has product MGKKEEIAAVITPALEALGFYLEDINITSAGKRSMLTVIVDGDVHLSLDQVTAATKAISEIVENIQSLGQTPFTLEVTSPGIDRPLSKPRHWHKNIDRLVKVVLLDGNVILGRIKNSSQESAQVDEAVVNFSQIKRATLEVEFKQVKK; this is encoded by the coding sequence ATGGGAAAGAAGGAAGAGATAGCTGCGGTGATTACTCCCGCACTAGAGGCTCTAGGTTTTTACCTAGAGGACATAAATATAACCAGCGCTGGAAAGCGCAGCATGCTTACAGTAATTGTTGATGGTGATGTTCATTTATCACTTGATCAGGTAACTGCGGCTACCAAAGCAATAAGTGAAATTGTTGAAAATATTCAAAGTTTAGGTCAAACACCCTTTACATTAGAGGTCACCTCACCTGGAATTGATCGCCCCTTAAGTAAACCAAGACATTGGCACAAAAACATTGATCGGTTAGTTAAGGTAGTTTTATTAGATGGAAATGTAATCTTGGGGAGAATTAAGAATTCCAGTCAAGAGAGTGCACAAGTTGATGAAGCAGTTGTTAACTTCTCACAAATAAAGCGAGCAACTCTAGAGGTTGAGTTTAAGCAGGTGAAAAAGTGA
- the infB gene encoding translation initiation factor IF-2, with protein MAKVRVYELAKELGLESKELLAKLQEVGEFVRSASSTVEAPVVRKLMDKFPDLVPAETAPKAKKAPAKKVAAKKTVKVEDLPPELQKMVEDATPVARPATPPVSRPTNNPFSSTPSTPTAMPRPPRAGNNPFSTGGAGPRPPARPIRPGEAGRTPGKLQPGQRPPMSGARPGSVRPGFAARPPSNNPRPNSGAPSSTRPGSSSSPYRTPSSSPSGAPFGGKGGGRPPQRGGAAGAFGKGGKGKNKNRGQKSKKERREDFENLPAPQLGGAVVPRGDGKTVVRMRRGATLMDFAEKIAADPAALVSALFHLGEMVTATQSVDEDTFTLLGAELGFIIQIVSPEDEDRELLEEFDINLEQELSEIDPEDLVVRSPIVTVMGHVDHGKTRLLDAIRSTEVVKSEAGGITQHIGAYQIHHDHNGANRAITFIDTPGHEAFTAMRARGAKVTDIAVLVVAADDGVMPQTIEALNHAQAADVPIVVAVNKIDKEGANPDKIRQQLTEYNLIAEEYGGQTMFVNVSALSGKGIDDLIDAILLTADAVIDLRAVADGIARGVAIEANLDKGRGPVATVLVQRGTLRVGDAIVAGGSYGRVRAMLDEHGETLEFAGPSRPVQVLGFTSVPGAGDSFIVAEDDRTSRQIAEKRQLASRNASLAKARKKVSLEDFMEQSKVTTLNLILKGDVSGSVEALEDALVQLDVGTEVDLRVIHRGVGAITKNDVTLASASTAVIIGFNVKPEPQTAIFAEHEGVEVRFYTVIYKAIEEIEASLKGLLKPEFEEAVLGNAEVRDIFKSSKFGNIAGCMVSDGNIRRNAKVRTMRAGVVIGENLSIESLRRFKDDATEVREGFECGIGLGSFKDLQVGDVIQAYEIREKKRA; from the coding sequence GTGGCCAAGGTCCGCGTTTATGAGTTAGCTAAAGAGTTAGGGCTTGAAAGTAAAGAGCTGCTAGCCAAGCTACAAGAGGTTGGCGAATTTGTTCGCTCAGCATCATCAACTGTTGAAGCACCTGTAGTGCGCAAGTTGATGGATAAGTTTCCAGATTTAGTGCCGGCTGAAACTGCGCCCAAAGCTAAGAAAGCACCAGCCAAAAAAGTTGCTGCCAAGAAAACTGTGAAGGTGGAAGATTTACCACCTGAGTTACAAAAAATGGTTGAGGATGCCACACCAGTTGCTCGTCCTGCCACGCCACCTGTTTCTCGTCCAACCAATAATCCATTTTCATCAACACCATCAACACCTACTGCTATGCCAAGACCGCCAAGAGCTGGAAATAATCCATTTAGTACTGGTGGCGCAGGGCCACGACCACCTGCCCGACCAATTCGTCCAGGAGAGGCTGGAAGAACTCCCGGAAAATTACAACCAGGACAACGGCCACCAATGTCAGGTGCTCGTCCAGGCTCAGTGCGTCCAGGATTTGCAGCACGTCCACCATCAAATAATCCAAGACCAAACTCTGGTGCACCATCATCTACTCGTCCTGGTTCATCATCATCGCCATATCGCACACCATCATCATCTCCATCTGGCGCACCATTTGGTGGCAAAGGTGGCGGCCGGCCACCACAAAGAGGTGGCGCAGCTGGTGCATTTGGTAAAGGTGGCAAGGGTAAAAATAAAAATCGTGGACAAAAGAGTAAAAAAGAAAGACGTGAAGATTTTGAAAATTTACCAGCACCGCAATTAGGTGGCGCGGTAGTTCCACGTGGTGACGGCAAGACGGTAGTGCGCATGCGCCGTGGCGCCACTTTGATGGATTTTGCCGAGAAGATTGCAGCAGATCCAGCAGCATTAGTATCAGCGCTATTTCATTTAGGTGAGATGGTAACTGCAACTCAATCAGTTGATGAAGATACCTTCACATTATTGGGCGCAGAGCTGGGATTTATTATTCAAATTGTCAGCCCAGAGGATGAGGATCGTGAGTTACTAGAGGAGTTTGATATCAATCTTGAGCAAGAGCTCTCTGAGATTGATCCTGAAGATTTAGTGGTGCGCTCGCCAATCGTTACCGTAATGGGACATGTTGATCATGGTAAGACTAGATTGCTTGATGCAATTCGCTCAACTGAGGTTGTTAAATCTGAGGCTGGTGGAATTACTCAACATATTGGCGCCTATCAGATTCACCATGATCACAACGGCGCAAATCGAGCCATTACCTTTATTGATACTCCAGGTCATGAGGCTTTCACCGCAATGAGAGCCCGTGGAGCGAAGGTGACTGATATTGCAGTTCTGGTGGTGGCAGCAGATGATGGCGTTATGCCACAAACAATTGAAGCGTTGAATCACGCTCAAGCTGCTGATGTACCAATTGTGGTGGCGGTAAATAAGATTGATAAAGAGGGTGCTAATCCAGACAAGATTCGTCAACAATTAACTGAGTACAACTTAATTGCTGAAGAGTATGGTGGCCAAACAATGTTTGTTAATGTCTCGGCTCTTTCGGGCAAGGGCATAGATGACTTAATTGATGCAATTTTATTAACTGCAGATGCGGTGATAGATCTACGGGCTGTTGCAGATGGAATTGCCCGAGGTGTAGCAATTGAAGCTAATTTAGATAAGGGAAGGGGCCCAGTTGCAACAGTTCTAGTGCAACGTGGCACCTTACGTGTGGGAGATGCAATTGTTGCTGGTGGTTCATACGGTCGTGTTCGTGCGATGCTTGATGAGCATGGTGAAACACTTGAGTTTGCTGGTCCTTCTCGGCCGGTACAGGTACTTGGCTTTACATCAGTACCAGGAGCGGGTGATTCATTTATTGTTGCTGAAGATGATCGCACCTCTCGCCAAATTGCTGAAAAGCGGCAACTGGCATCACGTAACGCATCCTTGGCGAAAGCACGTAAGAAGGTCTCACTTGAGGATTTCATGGAGCAGTCAAAGGTAACTACTTTGAATCTGATATTAAAAGGAGATGTCTCTGGTTCGGTGGAGGCGTTAGAGGATGCATTGGTGCAACTAGATGTTGGTACCGAGGTTGATTTAAGAGTTATTCACCGTGGTGTTGGTGCCATTACTAAGAATGATGTCACCTTGGCATCAGCTTCTACTGCGGTAATTATTGGATTTAACGTAAAGCCAGAGCCACAGACTGCAATCTTTGCTGAACATGAGGGTGTGGAGGTTAGGTTTTACACCGTTATTTACAAAGCGATTGAAGAGATTGAAGCCTCCCTTAAGGGTCTGCTCAAACCAGAGTTTGAAGAGGCGGTCCTTGGTAATGCTGAGGTTAGAGATATCTTTAAATCAAGCAAGTTTGGAAACATTGCAGGCTGTATGGTCTCTGATGGAAATATTCGACGAAATGCCAAGGTTCGAACGATGCGGGCTGGGGTGGTAATAGGTGAAAACTTAAGCATCGAATCACTTCGCAGATTTAAAGATGATGCCACTGAGGTTCGTGAAGGATTTGAATGTGGTATTGGACTTGGATCATTTAAGGATCTACAAGTTGGCGATGTAATTCAAGCCTATGAGATCCGTGAGAAAAAGCGGGCTTAA
- a CDS encoding proline--tRNA ligase translates to MLRMSTLLLRTLRDDPADAEVASHRLLVRAGFVRRVAAGIYSWLPLGYRTYRKIENVVRQEMDKAGFQEVHFPALLPKEPYEATNRWAEYGPDLFRLQDRKGNDYLLGPTHEEMFTLMVKGEFSSYKDLPLSIYQIQTKYRDEPRPRSGIIRGREFVMKDSYSFDVDDAGLEISYQKHRQAYINTFDRLGLKYNIVSAMSGAMGGSKSEEFLAPCPTGEDTYVLCKKCGYAANVEAMVTKVAPYKGEKVGAIEVLDTPNTPTIDSLVAVFNNKFGAKITASDTLKNVLLMADEKPIAVLVPGDREVDLKRLAANLAGVKDLRLFEDADFAKNPKLVKGYVGPQDAKALGLRLYADPRVSEGSVWITGANAKDKHAKNVTCGRDFIIDQYVESAEVRAGDNCPKCESAVIIDRAIEIGHIFQLGRKYAQSLGLTVLDKEGKPVVVTMGSYGIGVSRAVAAIAEQTHDEIGLNWPAEVAPADVHIVATGKEDQPFDVAEQIAKDLEAKGLEVLLDDRREASAGVKFKDAELIGIQKIIIVGKALADGKVEIRDRKSSAKQEVAVTDVVKTLVK, encoded by the coding sequence ATGTTAAGGATGTCCACCTTATTATTACGCACTTTGCGTGATGATCCAGCTGATGCTGAGGTTGCATCCCACCGATTGTTAGTTAGAGCAGGTTTTGTCAGAAGAGTTGCTGCCGGAATTTACTCTTGGTTGCCACTTGGATATCGCACCTATCGCAAGATTGAAAATGTTGTTCGCCAAGAGATGGATAAAGCAGGCTTTCAAGAGGTGCACTTTCCAGCATTACTGCCAAAAGAGCCTTATGAAGCAACAAATCGTTGGGCGGAGTACGGACCAGATTTGTTTAGATTACAAGATCGCAAAGGCAATGATTACTTGCTAGGGCCAACACATGAAGAGATGTTTACCTTAATGGTCAAAGGTGAGTTTTCTTCCTACAAAGATCTGCCCTTGTCTATTTATCAAATTCAAACTAAGTACCGAGATGAACCACGACCACGTTCTGGAATTATCAGAGGACGTGAGTTTGTAATGAAAGATTCATATAGCTTTGATGTTGATGATGCCGGACTTGAAATTTCCTACCAAAAACATCGCCAAGCTTATATAAATACTTTTGATCGCTTAGGACTTAAATACAACATTGTTTCAGCGATGAGCGGTGCGATGGGGGGATCAAAATCAGAGGAGTTTTTAGCACCTTGCCCAACTGGTGAAGATACTTATGTTTTGTGCAAGAAGTGTGGGTATGCCGCAAATGTGGAGGCGATGGTTACTAAGGTAGCGCCGTACAAAGGTGAAAAGGTTGGCGCAATTGAAGTTCTAGATACACCAAATACCCCAACCATTGATTCTTTGGTTGCAGTATTTAATAACAAATTTGGCGCAAAAATAACGGCAAGCGATACTTTGAAAAATGTTTTGTTGATGGCAGATGAAAAACCAATTGCAGTATTAGTTCCAGGAGATCGTGAGGTTGACCTAAAACGTCTGGCTGCAAATCTGGCTGGTGTGAAAGACCTACGGTTATTTGAAGATGCTGATTTTGCCAAGAATCCAAAGTTGGTTAAAGGTTATGTTGGTCCACAAGATGCAAAAGCATTGGGGTTAAGACTTTATGCAGATCCGAGAGTAAGTGAAGGATCGGTTTGGATTACCGGTGCGAATGCAAAGGACAAGCACGCTAAAAACGTGACTTGTGGCAGAGATTTTATAATTGATCAATATGTTGAGTCAGCTGAAGTTAGGGCTGGAGATAATTGTCCTAAATGTGAATCAGCAGTAATCATTGATCGAGCAATAGAGATCGGCCATATTTTTCAATTGGGAAGAAAGTATGCACAATCATTAGGGCTTACAGTTTTGGATAAAGAGGGAAAACCAGTGGTAGTAACTATGGGCTCTTATGGAATTGGTGTTTCCAGGGCGGTAGCTGCAATTGCTGAGCAAACGCATGATGAGATTGGATTGAATTGGCCAGCTGAGGTTGCACCAGCTGATGTTCATATTGTTGCAACTGGTAAAGAGGATCAACCATTTGATGTGGCTGAGCAAATTGCGAAAGATCTAGAGGCAAAAGGTCTTGAAGTATTACTGGATGATCGCCGGGAGGCATCTGCGGGGGTGAAGTTTAAAGATGCAGAATTAATTGGGATACAGAAGATAATTATTGTAGGTAAAGCATTGGCGGATGGCAAAGTTGAGATTAGAGATCGCAAATCTTCAGCTAAGCAAGAAGTAGCGGTTACTGATGTTGTCAAAACATTAGTGAAGTAA
- the ispG gene encoding flavodoxin-dependent (E)-4-hydroxy-3-methylbut-2-enyl-diphosphate synthase: MVDLGIPAAPPPTLAPRRKSRQLKVGSVLVGGDAPVSVQSMCTTLTADVDSTLQQIAELTASGCQIVRVAVPSQDDADALAAIAKKSQIPVIADIHFQPKYIFAAIDAGCAAVRVNPGNIKQFDDKVKEVAKAAGDARIPIRIGVNAGSLDPRLLAKYGKATPEALAESALWEASLFEEHGFSDIKISVKHHDPVTMVKAYRILAAKCDYPLHLGVTEAGPLFQGTIKSATAFGILLAEGIGDTIRVSLSAPPVEEVKVGISILESLNLRQRKLEIVSCPSCGRAQVDVYTLAEKVQAGLQGMTVPLRVAVMGCVVNGPGEAREADLGVASGNGKGQIFVKGEVIKTVPEAQIVETLIEEAMRLAEEMEAAGVASGEPTVAVQ, encoded by the coding sequence ATGGTTGATCTTGGAATTCCCGCAGCACCACCACCTACTTTGGCGCCACGGCGCAAAAGTCGGCAATTAAAAGTAGGTTCAGTTTTAGTTGGTGGGGATGCACCAGTTTCAGTGCAATCTATGTGCACGACATTAACTGCAGATGTTGACTCCACCTTGCAACAGATCGCAGAGTTAACCGCCTCTGGTTGTCAGATTGTTCGGGTGGCAGTTCCATCCCAGGATGATGCTGACGCACTTGCTGCAATTGCTAAAAAATCACAGATTCCGGTAATTGCCGATATTCATTTTCAACCAAAGTATATTTTTGCAGCAATTGATGCTGGATGCGCTGCAGTGCGGGTAAATCCTGGAAATATTAAGCAATTTGATGACAAGGTTAAAGAGGTAGCAAAAGCTGCAGGAGATGCCAGAATTCCAATTCGAATTGGTGTTAATGCAGGCTCCCTTGATCCAAGGTTGCTCGCAAAGTACGGCAAGGCAACACCTGAGGCGTTAGCAGAGTCCGCATTGTGGGAGGCATCATTATTTGAGGAGCATGGTTTTTCTGATATAAAGATTTCCGTAAAACATCATGATCCAGTAACAATGGTGAAGGCGTATCGGATATTGGCAGCAAAATGTGATTATCCATTACATCTTGGTGTTACTGAAGCTGGACCGCTATTTCAAGGCACAATCAAATCTGCAACTGCTTTTGGCATATTACTTGCTGAAGGAATTGGCGACACTATTCGTGTTTCACTCTCCGCCCCACCAGTTGAAGAGGTCAAGGTGGGAATTTCTATTTTAGAATCTTTAAATCTACGACAACGAAAGCTTGAGATTGTCTCTTGCCCATCATGTGGCAGAGCCCAAGTTGATGTCTATACCTTGGCAGAAAAAGTGCAGGCAGGATTACAAGGAATGACTGTGCCTCTTCGCGTTGCAGTTATGGGTTGTGTTGTTAATGGACCAGGTGAGGCAAGAGAAGCAGATCTTGGTGTGGCATCTGGAAATGGAAAGGGTCAGATATTTGTAAAGGGTGAGGTAATTAAAACTGTGCCAGAGGCACAGATTGTTGAGACGCTGATTGAAGAGGCGATGCGTCTTGCAGAAGAAATGGAGGCCGCTGGAGTGGCATCAGGTGAGCCAACTGTTGCAGTTCAATAG